The genomic interval GATGCCGGTGATCGGCTGGATGGCGGGGACGGCGGTGTATGAATATATATCCGCCGTCGATCACTGGATCGCCTTCGGCCTTCTGGCGTTTGTGGGGGGCAAGATGATTTACGAGGCCCTCTCGCCCGAGAAATCAGAGCGCACCGCGTCCGACCCCACCCGGGGGTGGGACCTGATCGTCTTATCCGTGGCGACGAGCATCGACGCCCTGGCCGTGGGGCTCTCCATCAGCATGCTGGGGGGGACGATCCTGCTGCCGGCGGTGATCATCGGCCTGGTGGCGGCGGCGCTGACCGTGGTGGGGATGATGCTGGGGGGGAAGATCGGCGGTATGTGGGGAAAAAAGGTGGAGGTGATCGGGGGGCTGGTCCTCATCACCATCGGGATACGCATCGTGGTGGAGCACCTGTTTTTTGCGTGAGTCACAATAGGTATATCCGAGGGTTTTCTCGGACAGTATAAAAAGGGTTTTAGTAAAGGGGGAACAGTAAAAATATATATTTGCCCTAGTCACTAAAAGTGTTGACAGGTGACGAGTAAATAGAAGACGAGTCACGGTCTTCCTGTTAAGATGGATTAGCCAAA from Candidatus Zymogenaceae bacterium carries:
- a CDS encoding manganese efflux pump, translated to MDLISIFFVAVALAMDAFAVSLATSLALNPVTGGQVFRFSFHFGLFQAMMPVIGWMAGTAVYEYISAVDHWIAFGLLAFVGGKMIYEALSPEKSERTASDPTRGWDLIVLSVATSIDALAVGLSISMLGGTILLPAVIIGLVAAALTVVGMMLGGKIGGMWGKKVEVIGGLVLITIGIRIVVEHLFFA